DNA from Coffea arabica cultivar ET-39 chromosome 10c, Coffea Arabica ET-39 HiFi, whole genome shotgun sequence:
CGTGTGAATTTCTTCTTGTGGAGATAAAGAAAACCAAACAAAATCTTCTCATCTCAACTTTTCTATTTGTTTGCTGTAACCTGGTAGACATTGAACATTGCTTTTAGCAGACATGAACGCTCGGCATTTGCAGACTTCAGAGGCAACTGTAATGGGAGTAAGTTAATGGCGATGCTGGACTGGACGTGCGTGGCCCTTGTCTGCTATTTAAcgctttttaatttttttgtcccTGTGGCCTCTGTCTATTATTAGGTCGATGTCAATGGAGGACCTATTCCATGCTCGAGTGGGCAGCACTGAAAACAGCTACAAGGCCTATGCCACATTGCCACTTATCTTACTTTTGGTTTTGTCCTGCCTTTTCCTTGAGAATTCCTTATTTATAAGGATGAACCAGTAGGGATTTGTGCATAAGATACTCTATTATTTGACATAATTGTTAAAGTGTTTTttatgatttgatatatatgaaataaatatgtaattaaaaatataaaaaaatggatttctgttacaaataaaataagaaaatgttatttacactctcatttttgttattCGTACTCTCACTATCATTTTAATTATACAAATTTCAATTATTAgactatataataaaataaacggTGGGAGTACAAATAACATTTTTATGGCTCTATTTGGCACCCTagtttttttgggtatttttattACACAATTTTGTCTACAATAATATCTaaaaacaccaaaaaatttttgaaatatccaCCCTAAAACACTCAAAAACACACATccattcctctttttttttccccaccaTTATCCCAACTCACCCTTCcacccctctctctctcctccttctttttcctcctccaCTCATCCTTCCCCCTTTCCCCATCACCTCTCTCTCCCCTTACCATTCCTTCTTCCCCTTCCCCCTACCGTGTGACAAGACTAGAGTTTGCATGGCAAGGCTCAGGAGAGGGCGTGGCAAGGAAAAAGGAGAAGGAGGAGGAAGGAAAAAAGGAGAGGATAAGAGGAGGAGtggaaagagggagagagatgtaaaaaagaaaaaaaaaaaaaggaaacagggGAGAGGCAAAGAGGAGGAAGAGTAGTAATGATGtgggagaggaagaagaaaaggggaagaatgagggaaaaaagaaagaaaaagaaaaggaaaaataataaGAAAGTTCTTTAATTTCTCCAAATACTTAAATATACAAAAGCTTTTTTCACAAATTCTATatatagtaaaattttatgCAAACATCCGCAAAATACACCATCTAAACGGATCCattatttgaaaaacttttatatGCAAACCCGCCCGCAGCCCTGAACAATCATCAACTATGGTCTCATTCCAAGCTCATCATAACATACATGCATGCACAGGCACAGAGCCATGTTTTCACAGGAGACCCCATGGAATTTTGGATATCTTAACCTCTGGGACATATCCGAGTCAGTTGATCACTACCGTGGCTACTTTggcttcttgattttgatgcaGTATCTGTCGTTTGTTTATTTAATCTCCAACGCCCCCACATTTTGGAAGATTCTGTGGTGGCATGTTAAAAATGGGGGGCCGTCCAAATGAGTGGACACCACCTTTTCTGTTGATATTGTTGCTCGATCTACCATTCAATTCTCTAAATCATTCCACACGTTTTAAAGGAGCAGCTCTGCTAACAAGTAACTGAGTGGTTCCACCAGCCACCGTGAAGAAGGGAAACGGGTGAGCTGTTAATGACCATGATTTGGTCTCAACAAATTGTGCGGTTTAGATCACAAATTTGCATTGATTTTTACATCGTATGTGGAATTCATAaaattttgtattaaagttACACGTTGTGCAAACAAAGTTACGTCGTATGCAATCAAAGTTACGCGCTGttaaaaatgaccaaaaccgTTGGGACCGTCCATGAAGAACACTCTGACTCGATTGCCACGGAATTTTTCAGCAGCTGATATCATGATTATTCCTCCAccaacaaaatccaaagaaagaaaagggaatgtAATCTTTGACGTTACCAAATCatcagaatcatgacatcattaaATATTTACAATTTATAGCCACATGCATGTCTGCAGCAAGATATATGGTACTCTTTTAACTACGTAGTTGTAAGTACTGCATTAAGGAATGGATTGGTATTACAATTTATGGCTAAAAAAAGTGAACGAATCTCGCCATTCAAACTATTCAGCAAGTACACGTTTATAGCTCAAGAGCAGCCGGGCATAGttgtatatgaataattattaAAAGATGGCGATTGGCGAACTATATGACAAGAATCAGCTGTAGAataatccttcttttttattCTCGTGCTCCAActgatacatatatatatatatatatatatatatatatatatatatagatgcaCTCTAGCCTAGCAAAATCCCATTTCTAGCATTAGAATTCAATTCGACTTTGGAGAAATTTTGGATGAACAGGCTACAAAAAGATTCAAGATGCTGATGCACAGAGACAGTAGTATATGATAGGGACTAAGTCCACCAGGACACATTCCATGAATTGGTGAAGTAacagtaaaaaagaaaaaaggaacctTCAGCGCAAGCTCTTCCTGCTGGAAGATACTCTCCAAAATAGTAGGAGCAACCAACTAGAATCTACATGGTGGAAACTCGATGCAACAACAGCAGTGCCATAACATTATAATCCCTAGCAAACTGGCGAATGATTCTGAGAAAAGATGTTCCTTGCCCACTAAAGAGACGTCGAGTAAGATGTCTAGAGAAAAAGCTTATGGACAGGTGCAGAGAATAAAGATAAAATTCATCTACACGGCCTTGAAAGATGAATTAAAGAATCAGCCAGCTACTGGCaccgaattatttatttgggAAAGGAAATGCTCGACAGCAACTGCAATGAAAGGGCTGTAGGAGATGAGCTATAGCTTGAGACTTGAGTTGACCGGGGACAGCCGGCCCAGCTACCCCGCTAAGTTGCGGAATAAACGTAGAAACTTCTCACTGTACCGTCAGCAACTGCACTCAAAACTCACAACGTCACAAACCAAACACCACTACATATTCTACTGGATACACAATTTTGCTCCTGCTACACTCTTTAACTCAAAAGAATGATCTGATACTTCCAATGCGGAACTGGAAATAACTATCATCGACAATATTTTGCTCCTGCACAAAGATCCTCGACGTTGTGCACCAGGCTCCAACCAGCGGCAGCGGCAGTTCCCCAAATGACGCAAACTGCATGACTTACTGAAACGGAGCAAAACTCTGCAGACGCAAAATACAGTAGTACAACCAAGCGAAGAAACAGTCGGGGGAAAAAGAGACCATGCAAGCCAGACCAGCCGGCCTCCAGGTAATACATGCTGCCAAGcatgagatgtcttgatgacCTTGAGATGATGCTTGAGATGATGGTATATTCATTGACTAACCAGAACGGTTGAGGGAAAAGGAGATTCCCTCCCCCCCCCGGcgcaacacacacacacacacacatctgCAATCGAATCGTGGATTTGGAGCAGGATATGTCATAAAAGGCAAACAGCAACCATCCGTCAAGTCACTAAACTAGGAaaaattgtttgttaattaAGTTTAATGCTTAGCCATTTATTCATGTGCTTTCCACTACTAGAGCTCCAAAAAAGAACTAATTACGCAGATTGCCTGCTAAACTTGGTCTTAAGAGTATCAATCCACTGGGTCCTCTCCTCAACACTTAaaaatatttgatggatgaCTACAAAATCCCTGCTACTTATCATTCAAAGCAGATCCACTGCCAAACTTTCCATCTAAAAGCCACTGCAAAAGAGTCAACATCCGACTTAacatttgaaagaaaaaataaaataaaataaaacccaacAGGAGTTGATTGAGTCAGGCAAATACAccctaaacaaaacaaaatataaaaaataaaaaataaataaaaaaatgttacagGACTCTAGAGCTGTTGAAACGCACTTCACGTGGAGTCTACTCAAGGTCAATGAACCAAACATCCAACTCAATGACTGCAAGAACAGGCCATGCCCACAGCAACAGATGATACACCTCGCCTAAGTTGTCTTTGATAAGTGTATACGAATGTAACCATAGAAGTTGCGCAAGCATGAAATTATCCTCACTTTAAACATGCCAGAAAGACATTAACTTCAACAAAAGCCACAACAGGAGGATTGTTAAGGGCATTTCCCTTGAAAACTACCTAggcatcaaaagtttcaaactGTCTGCCATCAGTATTTTGGtatgcaaatcatccaaatgtCACCAACCTGCATCTTTAACCAGTGTATTGACTTGTTAATATAACCTCCTAATGCAGTGCACCCAACCTCTTATAAGGCctaaaattttatttcttttcaatattTCCAGAAATCCTTCACCTTCGAAGTGCTAGTGACATTGCAACGTGTTTCAGTTTTAATGACCCTTCATGAGTCATGGCCAGACATTCGCCAGCAATCTACTGTAGTTGCAACAAATTTATAATTTGACTAACAAGAGAATATTCACATAGCATCCCCACAGCATATAACTTGATCCCAACATAAGAATTTCTCCTCAAAATTGAGAGGAGGAGGATCATAATGCCAATGAAATTACATAACCGAGCTTTGCTGAAAACAAGTTCTAAATAACTAGAAGCatcacaacaacaacaacaaatgtGACCATAACTACAAAAGGAGTTGCGAGAGTAAAATAGTATAAGCCTAAGTTTTCTGCTGTATTTGAGGATTCCCTCCATGATCCTATCACAGGTAACATTACACGGTCTGTATAAAAAGGAAACTCCAAGTAAGGATAGTTTCTTTGTTTTCCAACATTTTAAAACTAAAAGGACCTCAATCTCAACCACGAATTTCATTAATAGCCGAGCGCAGCATTTCGTCTCCCACAACTGATCTCAACTGTTCCATAAACATATCTTTCCCCACCTTCCCATCCTGTAACAGATTTCAGGACTAAAATCAGTcaaaaataggaaaagaaatcTGGTGCATAACCAATATTTTGCTTGAACTAATATAATGTCTTGATCACACTATTTCATTGCAATACATACCTTGAGTGAGCCACACAAAGTTTGTAATTGAAGAACTTTGAGAGGAGGAAGAGATCTCCCAAGCTTGGCAAATAACTTTGCAACAAAGGGACTTGGCACAGGAGAATCCAACTTAACACATGGAGTACCAGTAACTTGACCTGAAAAGACACAAGCAGTTATTTTTTGCACGAACACACAAGTCATCCAGACTGAGAAGATATGGAAGAATATCTACCTTGCACATGATTGGCAGATTTATAGCTGACCACCAGCTCTGGAAGAATGTGTGTACTCATATTGGTAGGCCATACCACATACCACTTAGGATCTGTCAACTGATCCACACCAGTATCAAAATCCAAACTTGAAGGCAACTTCTGGTTAGAGCCAGCCTCAATTTTCTCACATTTGCCCAACAGGACTCGGCACAAAATTACATGCTTTTCGCCATTATCATCTATGTCTGACATCATGGCACTACAAGTGCACCCAAGCAACaatcagaagaaaaaaaaagaagatagcaGATTAACATAAGAACAGCTAAACCTACTCTACATGGTCAGAATACAcctataaaaaaaatcaagtacCTGATATGCGGTAACTTAGCAGGAGATAAATATACACCAACTCCATGAGGTCGAGGAGTTTGGACCTGATCAGGCATTCCAAACCCATGAGCCAAAATACTATCTACACCCTCTGCTGACGTCCCATGCCATGCAAAAACCATGTTGGCATCTCCTCTAGCTTTCTTCATTATCTCCATCTGCTTCATAAAAACTTCATATCGCGCCTTGTCCAACACCCCCGTCCTTGTACACTGATGAATCCTAGTGATTGTAGCATCAGTCTCCACCGATCGCAACCCAgacaaaaacaaatttttaacAATGGTATACTCCTTCTCCCCTTCCTTCAACAGCTTAGTCTTCTCCCACCTCGCCTTATCCACTTCATTCGCAACAATTTGCCGCCTTTTAGCATCTAGATTCCTGACATTGGACGAAGTCCCCTCCGATTTTCCCCTCTCAATTTGCTCGACTTCAATTTCCTCACTGACTCTCTTTCTCTTGCCCGATAAACTGTCCAAATTATCAGAATCCTCCAAAATCTTTACCTCAATTTCAATTTTGGGACACTTATTCcccaaaatttcctcatttcgATCATAACTCACAAAAGCCTCACTAGAATTAACAAAAACTTTAGGGAAAAAACACTTCCCTTTCACATCAATCCAAGCAATTGACTTTTCATCGCCACTATCAAATTGAATTTCCAACATCCTATAAAAATCAAGCAAAAAATCACAACCTCGAATATTTACCTCAACCATTGGTTTACCTGCCAAGAAGCTTACCTTCACCAAATCCAAAACCTCCTTCGGATAATCCACCCACGACCCGTTCACGTCGTAGTACATGACCCGCATCGGTTCCGCACTCTTTCTGAAATTCTCGTGATTCTGAACTAGGAGCTGCGCTTGGCGGTCACAAAACGACGATCCGGAAGCAAATCTCCGCTGCGGaggagaaaccctaattctCATTTTATTATTGTTTCTCATATTCACAATTTTTTCCGAGCAGAAATTCCCAATTCCCGACATCGCCGAATCGGAACTCATATAATTCATGTccgaagaaaataaaaaacaaaaaagaatttttctgTGCCGCCCTTTTTGAGAAGTTCTGTCACAAAATGAGATGAACAAAAGAACTTCTGGAATGAAAGGGTTTCGCCGCCTCAATATATATATACGAGAACAGTAGACTATCACGGGTCAGTGAATTTACCGTTTAGACACTGGGTTTAGGTCGGTTGTAGAGAAATGAGTTTGATAAGGCAAGGGTTTTTATGGTATTTCATAGAAGGAGGTAGGAGAATTCTGATACTCTGACTAGGCATTAGAGAGGTAGAGTTGTGGCGTGGGGTTGGGACTAGGGAAGGTTTGACTTGTGGATTAAGAAAGAGAAAACGGTCCAATGTTGATGACGGCTGAAGTGGGCTAGAATGCATGTTTAATGAGGGTTGCTTCGGCCCAAGGAAATGGGTATTTTTACTTTGATAAGGACAGCATTTGCTTGCCGGGCAGGTAGAACAAGGAGTCTCTTCATTTCAAGGGATTTTAAAAAGTCaatcttttgacttttcctttattCTATGTTGACAATTGGATCGACAAGTTGTATGGTACTTGCACTATGTAGGGTTTTATGGGATTGAAAGGCTATGcttttatgttaaattaatggaAGAAGAAAGCATAAAGGGATTTATATGATTTGACGGTAATGGTGATGAGAAGAATCCAAGCGGGAGAGATAGGCAAAAGGGGAGAGCTATTTTGTAGTAGTGTGTTTTTGTGTGCTTTTTTGTATTCGTCTTTGCATGTTTGATTCTCGAGCAAGAAAGAAATATCGTATGGCTTTTTACATGGCGTAGTTGGGTAACCTAGGGCTAGGTTTTGTAATTAAATTGGGATTTGTTAATGTGAGCACGAAATTCCTTTCATGTACTTAGCGAAGTAATTCAATTAATTTCTATCTCTATTGGTCGTTCACGAATTCGGAATCTAGATTTGTG
Protein-coding regions in this window:
- the LOC113714858 gene encoding probable inactive poly [ADP-ribose] polymerase SRO2 isoform X1; this translates as MNYMSSDSAMSGIGNFCSEKIVNMRNNNKMRIRVSPPQRRFASGSSFCDRQAQLLVQNHENFRKSAEPMRVMYYDVNGSWVDYPKEVLDLVKVSFLAGKPMVEVNIRGCDFLLDFYRMLEIQFDSGDEKSIAWIDVKGKCFFPKVFVNSSEAFVSYDRNEEILGNKCPKIEIEVKILEDSDNLDSLSGKRKRVSEEIEVEQIERGKSEGTSSNVRNLDAKRRQIVANEVDKARWEKTKLLKEGEKEYTIVKNLFLSGLRSVETDATITRIHQCTRTGVLDKARYEVFMKQMEIMKKARGDANMVFAWHGTSAEGVDSILAHGFGMPDQVQTPRPHGVGVYLSPAKLPHISAMMSDIDDNGEKHVILCRVLLGKCEKIEAGSNQKLPSSLDFDTGVDQLTDPKWYVVWPTNMSTHILPELVVSYKSANHVQGQVTGTPCVKLDSPVPSPFVAKLFAKLGRSLPPLKVLQLQTLCGSLKDGKVGKDMFMEQLRSVVGDEMLRSAINEIRG
- the LOC113714858 gene encoding probable inactive poly [ADP-ribose] polymerase SRO3 isoform X2, which translates into the protein MLEIQFDSGDEKSIAWIDVKGKCFFPKVFVNSSEAFVSYDRNEEILGNKCPKIEIEVKILEDSDNLDSLSGKRKRVSEEIEVEQIERGKSEGTSSNVRNLDAKRRQIVANEVDKARWEKTKLLKEGEKEYTIVKNLFLSGLRSVETDATITRIHQCTRTGVLDKARYEVFMKQMEIMKKARGDANMVFAWHGTSAEGVDSILAHGFGMPDQVQTPRPHGVGVYLSPAKLPHISAMMSDIDDNGEKHVILCRVLLGKCEKIEAGSNQKLPSSLDFDTGVDQLTDPKWYVVWPTNMSTHILPELVVSYKSANHVQGQVTGTPCVKLDSPVPSPFVAKLFAKLGRSLPPLKVLQLQTLCGSLKDGKVGKDMFMEQLRSVVGDEMLRSAINEIRG